In a genomic window of Curtobacterium flaccumfaciens pv. betae:
- a CDS encoding type IV toxin-antitoxin system AbiEi family antitoxin, translating to MDDRIVYETTARLREYGFDVAASMEPEGFDGSALWDAVLTREGDPSWRWPVDIALLEPLTMDSLRRAPWNVKTTPTLLVGAKISARTAEQFRSLGTCFVDVAGNAFIRHDGVLLDVRGRTGQGALEERAVSSRNVNLFSNRRAQVLFVLLTWPGMMSAPRRTIARVAGVSVGLASEVVDSLRASGTDEADLRPGSAAREQLIDQWSAAFASGLGAEKRARAFAGQTLEVRPVDGVEVFRSGEAATAWLRPETLSLWVRPWSSALALENRWRAGAAPNIWVREAFWTDPRPYPSGVRTAPPLLVYAELMAAGDSRSQEAAARVRAETGLVDALG from the coding sequence ATGGACGACCGGATCGTGTACGAGACCACCGCGCGGCTCCGCGAGTACGGCTTCGACGTAGCAGCCTCGATGGAGCCTGAGGGGTTCGATGGCTCTGCTCTCTGGGACGCCGTACTCACACGCGAGGGCGACCCGAGCTGGCGGTGGCCGGTGGACATCGCACTTCTCGAGCCGCTCACGATGGATTCCCTGCGACGGGCACCCTGGAACGTGAAGACGACACCGACGTTGCTGGTCGGTGCGAAGATCTCAGCCCGGACCGCAGAGCAGTTCCGATCGCTCGGGACTTGCTTCGTCGACGTTGCTGGCAACGCGTTCATCCGGCACGACGGTGTGCTCCTGGACGTGCGGGGTCGGACGGGACAGGGTGCGCTCGAGGAGCGCGCGGTGAGCAGTCGAAACGTGAACCTCTTCAGCAACCGACGAGCGCAGGTCCTGTTCGTCCTGCTGACCTGGCCGGGGATGATGTCGGCGCCGCGTCGGACCATCGCAAGGGTCGCAGGTGTGTCCGTCGGGCTCGCCAGCGAGGTCGTCGACTCGCTGAGGGCATCCGGGACGGACGAGGCAGACCTCCGACCCGGGAGTGCAGCCCGCGAGCAGCTCATCGACCAGTGGTCGGCCGCGTTCGCCTCGGGTCTCGGAGCTGAGAAGCGAGCGAGGGCCTTCGCCGGCCAGACCCTCGAGGTCCGGCCGGTGGACGGGGTGGAGGTGTTCCGGAGCGGTGAAGCGGCAACCGCGTGGTTGCGGCCCGAAACACTGTCACTGTGGGTTCGGCCATGGTCGTCGGCGCTCGCGCTCGAGAACCGTTGGCGTGCCGGGGCCGCGCCGAACATCTGGGTGCGGGAAGCCTTCTGGACCGACCCGCGGCCCTATCCGTCCGGAGTGAGGACGGCACCGCCACTGCTCGTGTACGCGGAGCTCATGGCTGCTGGTGATTCTCGCTCGCAGGAAGCAGCGGCCAGGGTCCGCGCGGAGACGGGACTCGTCGATGCACTCGGATGA
- a CDS encoding MarR family winged helix-turn-helix transcriptional regulator encodes MSVDDTSTAVRAHGWRTLAALHGLIETRLERDLRQVDLSVVEFTVLDALRRQDGFHMRMQQLARAAALSPSATTRLVNRLEERALLTRVLCADDRRGLYTELTHAGQVLLERATPIHAAALEGALAEAHEVPELADLAESVERLEGVPA; translated from the coding sequence ATGTCCGTCGACGACACCTCCACTGCTGTCCGCGCCCACGGCTGGCGCACCCTGGCGGCACTGCACGGCCTGATCGAGACGCGCCTGGAGCGGGACCTCCGGCAGGTCGACCTGTCCGTCGTGGAGTTCACAGTGCTCGATGCGCTGCGCCGGCAGGATGGCTTCCACATGCGCATGCAGCAGCTCGCCCGCGCGGCGGCCCTCAGTCCGAGTGCGACCACCCGGCTGGTGAACCGGCTCGAGGAGCGCGCCCTGCTGACCCGCGTCCTGTGCGCCGACGACCGTCGCGGGCTCTACACGGAGCTCACGCACGCCGGGCAGGTCCTGCTCGAGCGTGCGACGCCGATCCATGCCGCGGCGCTCGAGGGCGCTCTCGCCGAGGCGCACGAGGTCCCCGAACTCGCCGACCTGGCCGAGTCCGTCGAGCGGCTCGAAGGTGTTCCGGCCTGA
- a CDS encoding MFS transporter, which yields MPAGLIALALGGFGIGLTEFVITGLLPEVAADYGVTETTAGWLVTGYALAVIVGALGLTAATTRLPRKPVLLGLLVLFIVGNTLSAIAPTYGAMMTGRVIAALCHGAFFGIGSVVAANMVERSKRASAVALMFTGLTASNVLGVPFGTFLGQAAGWRATFWAIAAIGVVALIGVLVLVPAVRSTEVPSLARELSAFRSGQVWLSLGMTVLGYGGMFGAFTYIAYTLTSVSGFPSSAVPWLLIVFGIGLFVGNFAGGKLAARSIDRTLLVVLVVLTVVLAAFALVATSPVLTVIALVLMGAFGFATVPALQTRVMQYADHAPTLASGANIAAFNLGNALGAWIGGLTIAAGLGYTSPIWAGSGITLAAVVLTLVAMGAVRRARAGVRTTTTGSIATV from the coding sequence ATGCCCGCGGGACTCATCGCCCTCGCACTCGGCGGATTCGGCATCGGCCTGACCGAGTTCGTCATCACCGGCCTGCTGCCCGAGGTGGCGGCCGACTACGGCGTCACCGAGACCACCGCTGGCTGGCTCGTCACCGGGTACGCCCTGGCGGTCATCGTCGGGGCCCTCGGGCTCACCGCCGCGACCACCCGGCTCCCCCGCAAGCCCGTCCTGCTCGGGCTGCTCGTGCTGTTCATCGTCGGCAACACCCTGTCCGCGATCGCCCCGACCTACGGCGCGATGATGACCGGCCGTGTCATCGCCGCCCTGTGCCACGGAGCGTTCTTCGGCATCGGCTCGGTCGTCGCCGCGAACATGGTCGAGCGGTCCAAGCGCGCCTCGGCCGTCGCCCTGATGTTCACCGGGCTCACCGCGTCGAACGTGCTCGGCGTGCCGTTCGGCACCTTCCTCGGCCAAGCCGCCGGCTGGCGTGCGACGTTCTGGGCGATCGCGGCCATCGGTGTCGTCGCCCTGATCGGCGTCCTCGTTCTCGTCCCCGCGGTCCGCTCCACCGAAGTCCCGTCGCTCGCCCGCGAACTCAGCGCCTTCCGGTCCGGGCAGGTCTGGCTGTCGCTCGGCATGACCGTGCTCGGCTACGGCGGGATGTTCGGCGCCTTCACCTACATCGCGTACACGCTGACCTCGGTGTCCGGGTTCCCGTCGTCGGCGGTGCCGTGGCTGCTCATCGTGTTCGGCATCGGGCTGTTCGTCGGCAACTTCGCCGGCGGCAAGCTCGCGGCCCGCTCGATCGACCGCACCTTGCTCGTGGTGCTCGTCGTCCTGACCGTGGTGCTCGCGGCGTTCGCCCTCGTCGCGACCTCGCCGGTGCTCACCGTGATCGCCCTCGTGTTGATGGGGGCGTTCGGGTTCGCGACCGTCCCGGCCCTGCAGACCCGGGTGATGCAGTACGCCGACCACGCGCCGACCCTGGCGAGCGGGGCGAACATCGCCGCGTTCAACCTCGGCAACGCGCTCGGGGCCTGGATCGGCGGCCTGACCATCGCCGCCGGGCTCGGGTACACGTCGCCGATCTGGGCGGGGTCGGGGATCACCCTGGCGGCCGTGGTGCTGACGCTCGTGGCGATGGGCGCGGTGCGTCGGGCGCGCGCGGGAGTGCGAACCACGACGACGGGGAGCATCGCGACGGTCTGA
- a CDS encoding LCP family protein has product MNRAPGIARHGRLRRSSPLATAAKTVSAVVAVALVSSVSVTAIAAKQVTDDLGDGVEIQGQPAPQAQGGAKPLSAFTGGFNMLVVGTDNDPDQSAAFGERDATLNDVNILLHVSADHTNATAVSIPRDLVTPIPACKKTDGTGTAPAMAAQPINTSFGEGGLNCVTQTVAGLTGLDIQYSAAVSFKGVIEMSNAIGGVPVCVAQPITDSYTGLNLPAGTSTLQGDEALAFLRTRHGVGDGSDLGRISSQQVFLSSLLRTVKSNDTLGSPARLYKLARAAASNMQLSQSLNDIGTMVQMGLALRDLPLAQVNFVQYPGTTGGTGVYEGKVEPTTYLADRLFAKIKADQSFSLGADSTGIGSETSPTQPTAAPSSPAAAPEPATPATPAAPSSAAPRTPSATPETIDGLEGQSADQQTCSKAFGY; this is encoded by the coding sequence TTGAACCGAGCACCCGGGATCGCACGGCACGGACGTCTGCGGCGCTCGAGCCCCCTCGCGACCGCTGCCAAGACGGTGTCCGCCGTCGTCGCAGTGGCCCTGGTGAGCTCGGTCTCGGTGACGGCGATCGCGGCGAAGCAGGTCACGGACGACCTCGGTGACGGCGTGGAGATCCAGGGCCAGCCCGCACCGCAGGCGCAGGGCGGTGCGAAGCCGCTCAGCGCCTTCACGGGCGGGTTCAACATGCTCGTCGTCGGCACCGACAACGACCCCGACCAGAGCGCGGCGTTCGGGGAGCGTGACGCGACCCTCAACGACGTCAACATCCTGCTGCACGTCTCGGCCGACCACACCAACGCGACCGCGGTGAGCATCCCGCGCGACCTCGTCACGCCGATCCCGGCCTGCAAGAAGACCGACGGCACGGGCACGGCCCCGGCGATGGCCGCGCAGCCGATCAACACCTCGTTCGGCGAGGGGGGCCTGAACTGCGTCACGCAGACGGTCGCCGGGCTGACCGGACTCGACATCCAGTACTCGGCGGCGGTGTCCTTCAAGGGTGTCATCGAGATGTCGAACGCGATCGGCGGCGTGCCCGTCTGCGTCGCCCAGCCGATCACCGACTCGTACACCGGGCTGAACCTGCCCGCCGGCACCTCGACCCTGCAGGGCGACGAGGCCCTGGCCTTCCTGCGCACCCGGCACGGGGTCGGCGACGGGTCGGACCTCGGCCGGATCTCGAGCCAACAGGTGTTCCTGTCGTCGCTGCTCCGCACCGTGAAGTCGAACGACACCCTCGGTTCGCCGGCCCGCCTGTACAAGCTGGCCCGGGCGGCGGCGTCGAACATGCAGCTGTCCCAGAGCCTGAACGACATCGGGACGATGGTGCAGATGGGCCTGGCGCTGCGGGACCTGCCGCTGGCGCAGGTGAACTTCGTGCAGTACCCGGGCACCACGGGCGGCACCGGTGTCTACGAGGGCAAGGTCGAGCCCACGACGTACCTGGCCGACCGGCTGTTCGCGAAGATCAAGGCCGATCAGTCGTTCTCCCTCGGGGCGGACAGCACGGGCATCGGGTCCGAGACGAGTCCGACGCAGCCGACCGCGGCACCCTCGTCGCCGGCCGCTGCGCCGGAGCCTGCCACGCCGGCGACCCCGGCGGCGCCGTCGTCCGCTGCCCCGCGCACCCCCTCGGCGACGCCCGAGACCATCGACGGACTCGAGGGGCAGTCCGCCGACCAGCAGACCTGCTCCAAGGCGTTCGGGTACTGA
- a CDS encoding GntR family transcriptional regulator: MEHTPARTGADGLDPHGLRRSLLRDAVFLRLLDNVLRGEYRRGQRLRLDTLASDMRVSRTPVREALVTLESLQLASVQRYVGVVIAQWSVDQMIERLRIAQALLVDPPSNSVGYHDRFDKAWLRECWTEAGAFVELGAWYLRRRGSSVSGDWLLSQRIVLDMFFTDDVALANGIDAVVDRRRRVEIVERAADAAERDALDDCAAALLDLSSALIALPDRFRVVVSA; this comes from the coding sequence ATGGAGCACACTCCCGCCCGAACCGGGGCCGACGGCCTCGATCCCCACGGCCTGCGCCGCAGTCTGCTGCGCGACGCGGTGTTCCTGCGACTGCTCGACAACGTCCTGCGGGGGGAGTACCGCCGTGGGCAGCGACTGCGGCTCGACACCCTCGCATCGGACATGCGGGTGTCGCGCACACCGGTGCGCGAAGCCCTCGTGACCCTCGAGTCCCTGCAGCTGGCCAGCGTGCAGCGGTACGTCGGTGTCGTGATCGCGCAGTGGTCGGTCGACCAGATGATCGAGCGACTGCGGATCGCCCAGGCCCTGCTCGTCGATCCGCCGTCGAACTCCGTCGGGTACCACGACCGGTTTGACAAGGCGTGGCTGCGCGAGTGCTGGACCGAAGCCGGTGCCTTCGTCGAACTCGGGGCCTGGTACCTGCGGCGGCGCGGGTCGTCGGTCAGCGGTGACTGGTTGCTGTCGCAGCGCATCGTGCTCGACATGTTCTTCACCGACGACGTCGCCCTGGCGAACGGGATCGACGCCGTTGTGGACCGGCGACGACGGGTCGAGATCGTCGAACGGGCCGCGGACGCCGCGGAGCGAGACGCCCTCGACGACTGCGCCGCGGCGCTCCTCGACCTGTCGTCGGCCCTGATCGCGCTGCCGGACCGCTTCCGGGTGGTCGTGTCGGCCTGA
- a CDS encoding MFS transporter — translation MSSANATIKSLVPARMDRLPWTRFHWSVVVGLGVSWILDGLEIQIVSNAGFQADLNLSTQQVTSLGTIYLVGQVVGALVFGRMSDRLGRRKLFILTLAIYLVGSGIAGLAQDFWFLAAFRFVAGLGIGGEYAAINSAIDELIPAKYRGHVDIAINGTYWGGAALGAFANIYLLDTSYFAENIGWRIGFFLGPVLGIAIIFLRRHIPESPRWLMTHGREEEAEATVSRIEESVEKATGKPLPEVDQSKAMTVTPTDRVGFLAIARVLLKQYPTRTLVGATMMITQAFLYNAIFFTYALVLTNFFGLKTAETAVYFFPFAIGNLLGPIILGRFFDTWGRRQMIFLTYLVSGLVLATSAFLFRADAISATVQVAFWCVSFFFASAGASSAYLTVSEIFPLELRSQAISYFFALAQIFGAVAPAIYGAFIGDGSSREPLFWGYLLGSAVMIGGGVVALIFGVDAARKGLEDVTQPLSVLTGDAKSDRR, via the coding sequence GTGAGCAGCGCGAACGCAACCATCAAGAGCCTGGTGCCCGCCAGGATGGACCGCTTGCCGTGGACCCGGTTCCACTGGAGCGTCGTCGTCGGACTCGGCGTGTCCTGGATCCTCGACGGTCTCGAGATCCAGATCGTCTCGAACGCGGGCTTCCAGGCGGACCTGAACCTGTCCACGCAGCAGGTGACGTCCCTCGGCACGATCTACCTGGTCGGCCAGGTCGTCGGTGCCCTGGTGTTCGGGCGCATGTCCGACCGGTTGGGGCGCCGCAAGCTGTTCATCCTGACGCTCGCGATCTACCTGGTCGGTTCGGGCATCGCAGGCCTCGCGCAGGACTTCTGGTTCCTGGCGGCCTTCCGGTTCGTCGCGGGGTTGGGCATCGGCGGTGAGTACGCGGCGATCAACTCGGCGATCGACGAACTCATCCCGGCGAAGTACCGCGGGCACGTCGACATCGCCATCAACGGCACGTACTGGGGCGGTGCGGCACTCGGCGCGTTCGCCAACATCTACCTGCTCGACACGTCCTACTTCGCCGAGAACATCGGCTGGCGCATCGGGTTCTTCCTCGGCCCGGTGCTCGGCATCGCGATCATCTTCCTGCGACGGCACATCCCGGAGAGTCCCCGGTGGCTGATGACGCACGGGCGCGAGGAAGAGGCCGAGGCCACCGTCTCCCGCATCGAGGAGTCGGTGGAGAAGGCGACCGGCAAGCCCCTGCCGGAGGTCGACCAGTCGAAGGCGATGACCGTCACGCCGACCGACCGCGTCGGGTTCCTCGCCATCGCGCGCGTGCTGCTGAAGCAGTACCCGACCCGCACGCTCGTCGGCGCGACGATGATGATCACGCAGGCGTTCCTGTACAACGCGATCTTCTTCACCTACGCCCTGGTCCTGACGAACTTCTTCGGCCTGAAGACGGCGGAGACGGCGGTCTACTTCTTCCCGTTCGCGATCGGCAACCTGCTCGGCCCGATCATCCTGGGGCGCTTCTTCGACACCTGGGGTCGTCGCCAGATGATCTTCCTGACGTACCTGGTGTCCGGCCTCGTGCTCGCCACGTCGGCGTTCCTGTTCCGGGCCGACGCGATCTCGGCGACGGTGCAGGTCGCGTTCTGGTGCGTCTCGTTCTTCTTCGCCTCGGCCGGGGCATCGAGCGCCTACCTGACCGTCAGTGAGATCTTCCCGCTCGAGCTGCGGTCGCAGGCCATCTCGTACTTCTTCGCCCTGGCGCAGATCTTCGGTGCGGTCGCGCCGGCCATCTACGGCGCCTTCATCGGTGACGGGTCGTCGCGGGAGCCGCTGTTCTGGGGGTACTTGCTCGGATCCGCGGTGATGATCGGCGGCGGCGTGGTGGCCCTGATCTTCGGGGTCGACGCCGCGCGGAAGGGGCTCGAGGACGTCACCCAACCACTCTCGGTGCTCACCGGGGACGCGAAGTCCGACCGGAGGTGA
- a CDS encoding AAA family ATPase: protein MTRPDIRTVGELRTSGHVQKTVRAEIRDNLLTALRQGTDPWPGLHGFETTVIPQLERALIAGHDVVLLGERGQGKTRMLRTLQGLLDEWTPVITGSELGEHPYEPITTASIRRADDLGDALPISWRHRDDRYVEKLATPDTSVADLIGDVDPMKVAEGRSLGDPETIHFGLVPRGHRGIVAINELPDLAERIQVAMLNVMEERDVQIRGYVLRLPLDVLVVASANPEDYTNRGRIITPLKDRFGAEIRTHYPIELDDEIAVIRQEAQLTAEVPDALIEILARFTRALRGSSAVDQRSGVSARFAIAGAETVSAAAVHRAARQGEDEAVARPIDLETAVDVLGGKIEFENGEEDRADEVLEHLLRTATAETVRSRFKGLDFAVLVDALDGGTMVTTGEQVSARAFLEGLPSIGESDLYDQVCDRMGATNDGERAGAIELALEGLFLARRISKESGGGEAVYG, encoded by the coding sequence GTGACCCGACCTGACATCCGCACGGTCGGCGAGCTCCGCACCTCTGGTCACGTCCAGAAGACGGTCCGCGCCGAGATCCGCGACAACCTGCTCACCGCCCTGCGCCAGGGCACCGATCCGTGGCCCGGCCTGCACGGCTTCGAGACCACCGTCATCCCCCAGCTCGAACGCGCCCTGATCGCCGGCCACGACGTGGTCCTGCTCGGCGAGCGCGGCCAGGGCAAGACCCGGATGCTCCGCACCCTGCAGGGCCTGCTCGACGAGTGGACACCGGTCATCACCGGCTCCGAGCTCGGCGAGCACCCGTACGAGCCGATCACCACCGCGAGCATCCGGCGTGCCGACGACCTCGGCGACGCCCTGCCGATCAGCTGGCGGCACCGCGACGACCGCTACGTCGAGAAGCTCGCGACACCGGACACGAGCGTCGCCGACCTGATCGGCGACGTCGACCCGATGAAGGTCGCCGAGGGCCGCAGCCTGGGCGACCCGGAGACCATCCACTTCGGGCTCGTCCCCCGCGGGCACCGTGGCATCGTCGCGATCAACGAACTGCCCGACCTGGCCGAACGCATCCAGGTCGCGATGCTCAACGTGATGGAGGAGCGCGACGTCCAGATCCGCGGCTACGTGCTGCGTCTGCCGCTCGACGTGCTCGTCGTGGCGAGTGCGAACCCCGAGGACTACACGAACCGCGGGCGGATCATCACACCGCTGAAGGACCGCTTCGGCGCCGAGATCCGCACGCACTACCCGATCGAGCTCGACGACGAGATCGCCGTCATCCGGCAGGAGGCCCAGCTGACGGCCGAGGTCCCCGACGCCCTGATCGAGATCCTGGCCCGGTTCACCCGGGCACTGCGTGGTTCGAGCGCCGTCGACCAGCGCAGCGGTGTGAGCGCCCGGTTCGCGATCGCCGGTGCCGAGACGGTGTCCGCCGCCGCGGTGCACCGCGCAGCACGCCAGGGCGAGGACGAGGCGGTCGCGCGGCCGATCGACCTCGAGACCGCGGTGGACGTCCTCGGCGGCAAGATCGAGTTCGAGAACGGCGAAGAGGACCGGGCCGACGAGGTCCTCGAGCACCTGCTCCGCACCGCGACCGCCGAGACCGTGCGCTCCCGGTTCAAGGGTCTCGACTTCGCGGTGCTCGTGGACGCGCTCGACGGCGGAACGATGGTGACCACGGGCGAGCAGGTCAGCGCCCGGGCGTTCCTCGAAGGCCTGCCGTCGATCGGCGAGTCCGACCTGTACGACCAGGTGTGCGACCGGATGGGTGCCACGAACGACGGCGAACGCGCCGGCGCGATCGAGCTCGCACTCGAGGGCCTGTTCCTGGCCCGGCGCATCAGCAAGGAGTCCGGCGGGGGCGAAGCCGTCTATGGCTAG
- a CDS encoding vWA domain-containing protein — protein MARQNRRLTRDTRYGRYTDGPDPLAAPVDLAEALDAIGQDVMGGTSPERAMREFLRRGGRTQRGLDDLARRVAERRRELTSKNNLDGTLQQVRELLDQALLAERGELARNVDLDDGDRALAELQLDSLSPSPAAAVQELGDYDWTSPTARQKYDEIKDLLGREVLDQRFAGMKQALEGATDQDRTAVSAMMQDLNALLEAHARGEDTRQQFDDFMDQHGEYFPSNPANVDELLDDLSARAAAAQRMRNSMTQEQRDELDALAQQAFGSPDLMGQLSQLDDTLRALRPGEDWGGSERMEGEQGLGLGDGTGVFQDIADLDALADQLAQSGPGSELDDLDLDALSRQLGDEAAVDAKTLQRLEQALRNSGAMRRGADGQLRLTPKAMRQLGKSLLKDVAQRMSGRQGARDLRRSGAAGEPSGASRQWAFGDTEPWDIPRTITNAVVRTAASGRQGAGVHLSIEDVEVQETEARTQACVALLVDTSFSMAMEDRWVPMKRTALALHTLVSTRFRGDDLQLIAFGREAEVMDVEQLVGLDAMWDKGTNLHHALLLANRHFRKHPTAQPVLLIVTDGEPTSHLEPNGQVWFDYPPDPVTIALTVRELENAGRLGAQTTFFRLGEDPGLARFIDAMAKRVDGSVVAPENDDLGVAVVGSYLGSRRGAGGALFRDDWGL, from the coding sequence ATGGCTAGGCAGAACCGGCGCCTGACGCGCGACACCCGGTACGGCCGGTACACCGACGGACCCGACCCGCTCGCCGCCCCGGTCGACCTGGCCGAGGCGCTCGACGCCATCGGGCAGGACGTGATGGGCGGCACGTCGCCCGAGCGCGCGATGCGGGAGTTCCTGCGACGCGGCGGCCGGACGCAGCGCGGCCTCGACGACCTGGCCCGACGGGTGGCCGAGCGCCGCCGTGAGCTGACGAGCAAGAACAACCTCGACGGCACCCTGCAGCAGGTGCGCGAGCTCCTGGACCAGGCGCTGCTCGCCGAGCGCGGGGAGCTCGCCCGCAACGTCGACCTCGACGACGGCGACCGGGCCCTGGCCGAACTGCAGCTCGACAGCCTGTCGCCCTCTCCCGCCGCCGCGGTGCAGGAACTCGGCGACTACGACTGGACGAGCCCGACCGCGCGCCAGAAGTACGACGAGATCAAGGACCTGCTCGGCCGCGAGGTGCTCGACCAGCGCTTCGCCGGCATGAAGCAGGCGCTCGAGGGTGCCACCGACCAGGACCGGACCGCGGTCAGCGCGATGATGCAGGACCTCAACGCCCTGCTCGAGGCGCACGCCCGCGGCGAGGACACCCGGCAGCAGTTCGACGACTTCATGGACCAGCACGGGGAGTACTTCCCGTCGAACCCGGCGAACGTCGACGAGCTGCTCGACGACCTGTCAGCCCGCGCGGCCGCGGCACAGCGCATGCGGAACTCGATGACCCAGGAGCAGCGGGACGAACTCGACGCCCTCGCCCAGCAGGCCTTCGGCTCCCCCGACCTCATGGGGCAGTTGTCCCAGCTCGACGACACCCTGCGCGCGCTGCGTCCCGGCGAGGACTGGGGCGGATCCGAGCGCATGGAGGGCGAACAGGGCCTCGGGCTGGGCGACGGCACCGGGGTGTTCCAGGACATCGCGGACCTCGACGCCCTCGCCGACCAGCTCGCCCAGTCCGGGCCGGGCTCGGAGCTCGACGACCTGGACCTCGACGCGCTGTCCCGGCAGCTCGGCGACGAGGCGGCCGTCGACGCGAAGACCCTGCAGCGCCTCGAGCAGGCGCTCCGGAACTCCGGGGCGATGCGCCGCGGTGCCGACGGGCAGCTCCGGCTCACCCCGAAGGCGATGCGGCAGCTCGGCAAGAGCCTGCTCAAGGACGTCGCCCAGCGGATGTCCGGTCGCCAGGGCGCGCGGGACCTCCGTCGCTCGGGCGCCGCGGGCGAACCCTCGGGAGCGTCGCGGCAGTGGGCGTTCGGCGACACCGAGCCGTGGGACATCCCCCGCACGATCACGAACGCCGTGGTGCGGACGGCGGCCAGCGGTCGACAGGGTGCCGGCGTGCACCTGAGCATCGAGGACGTCGAGGTGCAGGAGACCGAGGCACGCACCCAGGCCTGCGTCGCGCTGCTCGTCGACACGTCGTTCTCGATGGCGATGGAGGACCGCTGGGTGCCGATGAAGCGCACCGCCCTCGCGCTGCACACCCTGGTGTCGACCCGGTTCCGCGGCGACGACCTGCAGCTCATCGCCTTCGGTCGCGAGGCCGAGGTGATGGACGTCGAACAGCTCGTCGGTCTCGACGCGATGTGGGACAAGGGCACGAACCTGCACCACGCCCTGCTGCTCGCCAACCGGCACTTCCGCAAGCACCCCACGGCCCAACCGGTGCTCCTCATCGTCACCGACGGCGAGCCGACGTCGCACCTCGAGCCGAACGGGCAGGTCTGGTTCGACTACCCACCCGACCCGGTGACGATCGCGCTGACCGTGCGGGAGCTCGAGAACGCCGGACGCCTCGGCGCCCAGACGACGTTCTTCCGGCTCGGTGAGGACCCGGGGCTCGCCCGGTTCATCGACGCGATGGCGAAGCGGGTGGACGGCAGCGTCGTGGCACCGGAGAACGACGACCTCGGGGTCGCCGTGGTCGGCTCGTACCTCGGCTCGCGTCGCGGGGCCGGTGGCGCGCTCTTCCGCGACGACTGGGGGCTCTGA
- a CDS encoding SCO1664 family protein: MSDGSLSVRARIREASNATFLAELDGATVVYKPIEGERPLWDFPDGTLAGREIAAHLVSEAFGWGVVPPTWMGDGPFGPGMVQRWQDVDPEQDAVDLVTPELAEAADSPWLPVLEAIDEHDQPVTLVHEDSEALRRMAVFDVVVNNADRKGGHVLAMPDGHRFGVDHGLTFHVEHKLRTVLWGWIGEPLGPDELEGLDRVSEALRGGLGDELAEHLTDEEIDTLRARCGALRAVGIFPPPPGHGPAVPWPLF, encoded by the coding sequence ATGAGCGACGGCTCGCTCTCCGTCCGGGCGCGCATCCGCGAAGCGTCCAACGCCACCTTCCTCGCCGAACTCGACGGTGCGACCGTCGTCTACAAGCCCATCGAGGGCGAGCGCCCGCTGTGGGACTTCCCGGACGGCACGCTCGCCGGCCGCGAGATCGCCGCGCACCTGGTCTCCGAGGCGTTCGGCTGGGGGGTCGTGCCGCCCACGTGGATGGGGGACGGTCCGTTCGGGCCCGGCATGGTGCAGCGCTGGCAGGACGTCGACCCCGAGCAGGACGCCGTCGACCTGGTGACGCCGGAGCTCGCCGAGGCAGCGGATTCGCCCTGGCTGCCCGTGCTCGAGGCCATCGACGAACACGACCAGCCCGTCACGCTCGTGCACGAGGACTCCGAGGCCCTGCGCCGGATGGCCGTCTTCGACGTCGTCGTGAACAACGCCGACCGCAAGGGCGGGCACGTGCTGGCGATGCCCGACGGCCACCGCTTCGGCGTCGACCACGGGCTCACCTTCCACGTCGAGCACAAGCTCCGGACGGTCCTGTGGGGCTGGATCGGGGAGCCCCTCGGTCCGGACGAGCTCGAGGGCCTCGACCGCGTGTCCGAAGCCCTGCGCGGTGGTCTCGGCGACGAGCTCGCCGAGCACCTGACGGACGAGGAGATCGACACGCTCCGGGCGCGCTGCGGGGCCCTGCGCGCCGTCGGGATCTTCCCGCCGCCACCCGGTCACGGCCCCGCCGTGCCCTGGCCACTGTTCTAG
- a CDS encoding DUF3090 domain-containing protein, translated as MPTIVHGFDWPDRLVVGTIGRPGERAFYIQARSGRRVTSVALEKEQTAVLADKIDELLDEVATVDDNRFSVPPSVPAELRDPEPLDQPVEAEFRAGALSLGFDPATAQVVIEAYPIDDEVEIVSEESEDGIEIEAVVEIPEPAELFQVKIPVGTARAFVERTREVVAAGRPPGDA; from the coding sequence ATGCCCACCATCGTCCACGGCTTCGACTGGCCGGACCGCCTCGTCGTCGGCACCATCGGCCGTCCGGGTGAGCGCGCCTTCTACATCCAGGCCCGCTCCGGTCGGCGCGTCACCAGCGTCGCGCTCGAGAAGGAGCAGACCGCCGTGCTCGCCGACAAGATCGACGAGCTCCTCGACGAGGTCGCGACCGTCGACGACAACCGCTTCAGCGTGCCGCCGTCGGTGCCTGCCGAGCTCCGCGACCCGGAGCCGCTCGACCAGCCCGTCGAGGCCGAGTTCCGCGCCGGAGCCCTGAGCCTGGGCTTCGACCCGGCCACCGCGCAGGTCGTCATCGAGGCGTACCCGATCGACGACGAGGTCGAGATCGTGTCCGAGGAGAGCGAGGACGGCATCGAGATCGAGGCCGTCGTCGAGATCCCCGAGCCCGCCGAGCTGTTCCAGGTGAAGATCCCGGTCGGCACCGCCCGGGCCTTCGTCGAGCGCACGCGCGAGGTCGTCGCCGCCGGTCGTCCGCCCGGCGACGCATGA